The window TTCAGTAGCCAGCGATCGGTATGCGAGGACTTCGCGACATCGTTTGGGAAGCTACCCAGAATCGCCTTGGTGTTGATGTTAGCGAATTGAAAATGGCTGCAATCTGAAACCACGGAACGGACGAATTGTTCTGTCCCGCGATCGCTACCATTCTGACTGACCCAGTATGGGCGGTTGCCCAATCTCGCCAATCGCTGCTTTGCGTTGTGCTGGTAGACCGCCAACGACGAACCCCAAGGCGTGCTCCATTGCTTCGCTCCGTCAAAATGATCGTGCGCAACGAATGCTGTCCAAAGCCCGGCAATTTCGTCATCGTGCAGACCAAGATAGTTCACCCCAATCGCACCGCGCGAAAACCCGCACAGGAAAACGGCATCTCTTCGGGCATCAAATTGTTCGATGATGCGAGGAACATTCCGTTTCGCGTACTCAACGGTTGCGTCCTCGTCACCCCACCATGTCACTTCATTCGCGGTTCCGGAGGAATTGACGTATGGCAGTGACACCCAGATATACTTGCCTCCTGAAAGGCCGTACCCCAACGCCGCATCCTTTGGTTTTCCCGTCGATCCGCTGCTCGGAAAATAGTTGCCCGTGTACTCAAAGATGATGGGGACCGTTCCATTGGGCTTCCACTGCGGCGGAAGATAGAGGATGTGTTTCACCTCAGTGCCAACGTACTCCGGAGAGGTGATGGCAACTCTCTTTCCTGCCGCGGGCGGACCATCGGAGAGTTCCGGGACGGTCAACTCCACAGCGAAAGAGGCAATCATCGCAGAATCCTCAGCGATCGCGAGCATCGATGTCACAACTAAGATTGAAAACGTTGCCAACGCCCCAAAATGTCCAATCGGGCTTCTTGATTTCATGCTGATCACCAGAGTTTACATTCCAAAATAAATCCGGTGACGAACGACCAATTGCCGGAGTTTCGAAAGTCTTTCCGCGTCCTGTTCTCGCTGGAAGAGTTTCTCTGCCAATTCGAACCAACGCGTGCTGGTCCTGTCCTTTGCATAGTACGCATCCATTCCCCGTAAGACTCGATCAGGATCGAATCGCATGAAATCACTGGCGGGTTGCCCGCTCGGGTAATAGCGCGCAGAACTGACGATCAATCTGGCGTACATCGCGTCGCCGTCGTTGCCACCCAATTGGTCGCAAACTCGATCGATGTAGTTCTCAAAATCACCGGGGTTCCCGTGCCACCGTGGCAGCAGATAGTTCACTGCTGCAGAGTGTACCTCCAAGCTATTTTTCGCGGGCGTTTCCATCGCTCGTCGGGTCAACTCGCCCACCGCTGTTTTAGGAGCCGACAGCCCCGTGGCGAATGACACCGAAAGCGAGAACACTCTCGTGGCAGGTTGCTGCTTCTTCAGCAACGGTTTGATGTGATTCAGTGCGACGGTTAACTGCTCGTGATAGGTTTGCATCCCTTCATTGGTAACCGTATTGACGAATCCGCTCCCACGCGCTGCCCATGCCAAGTCGCTGTGATACTGAGCACGCAGCATAGGGATCACGATGGACTGCGGCATCCGTTCGCCGGCTCGCTTCAACCACAATTCTCTCCGGATCCGAGGATCGCCGCCGTGAACCCAGCCATATTCTTGGGAGACGAGGTAGAGCGCATTGAGAAACTCTTCACTTAACTCGTCGGGATATTCACCCACGTCCGCGATCGATGGTGTCCGCAGGTATGCGAACACAGCATCCAATTGATCGATCCGATCGTCGTCGATCAGATCCTCCGCCAAGACGCGGAGAACGCGATCCGCGTTGATTTGCTCTGGAGCCACGGCATGAATCCATTGGTCGCCTCGACGGAACACCATCGCCTTGCCCCGCCCGGCGATCATCACCGGACCAGTCAAATCGCAATTCACGGATTCTACGACGCCCATGGGGTGGCCGTTGAAATCAACGTGCGACACAAACGCATAAGGATCTTCCGAACCCGCCAATCCAGGAAGCATCCCCATGATGCGAATCAGTGGAATCCCTTCGTCGGCCTCGACGTTCTTCATCCAGTGAGGAATGATGCCCAACTGACGTTTGGCTTGCACCAACTTTCCTTCCTCGACACCGAAGTAGATGGCCCAGGGTTGTTCCACCGTGCTGACCCAAGCCCTGTGATCCAAGACCGCCATTTCGCGAATTCTTGGAAACTTCTTCAGTCGATTTTGGTTCGCGATCTTTCCTGTGGTTTCGTCCACCTTTAACAGGTACATGTTCTGATCGCTCGTCGCGATAAAGTTTTGCCCGTCGCTCGAACACCACAACTCTCGGGTCATGCGTTCGTCTTCGAGTAACTCAATGCGAGAACGTTGGACTTCCATCGATGCCAAATTCAAGAGGTTGAACGATCCATCGTGGGTAGCGAAGGCGAATCGGTCGCCGTCGGCGCTTTGCGTCGATACCAAGGGTTGCTTGACGGCTGGATAACTCGCCAACTTGGTTTGCTGCTGCAGATCCCAAACGGTCAAAACACCACTTTCAAATCCAATCAATTGGTTGTTGTCCGGCGACAGATAAACTGGGTGCTGCTCATCCCATTGGCGTGGGATTCGATGGATGGTTTTCCCGGCTGAGTCCACCACGGCAGGATTGTTTCCTGTAACCACCATGCACGATCCATCCACTGAAATCTGCCGCACGGTCTGGCCTGGACTCAGCGTTAACTGCGTTTCTTTCCATTGGGGTGAGAAACCACGCCGCAGCACCTCCAAACGCTGCCGGTATTCGGCATCGAGAGTGGCTGGACGCTCAATGATCTCATCTTCGGTAACCGGCAGAGCCAGACGCTCATCGACTTGATCGTCCCATTCAATTCCATGTTCGCGGCGGTACAACTCCGCCCGCAGCTCCGATCCATCGACCGGATGAAGTTCGTCCACGGACAATTGGGTCAGCAGCCCTTCCTCGTTTTCCACATCGATGTAGTAGCGATTCGCACGGATTGGCGTGCCCGGTCGAGTTGTCCGCCCGTCCGCCCGTCGAATCGCTCGATGGGTGATGGTGGACGGATCCAGTCCGGCCGTCCTGCCCGCTTTCCCTTCCTGGCGAAACTCAGCGGCGAGCTCCTCCATCCTCTCCAGAGCATGTTCCTGGAACAAACCGCGTGCGATGCGAAAATGGACACCTAAGGAGCTAAGCATGATCACGTCCTCGCCATCAAAACGTTCAAAATGAGCGGCCAAATGGTCCTTTGAGTCCGCCAAATGCCAAGTCTGAAAACTTGCTGGCTTCGGCAAGTTGCGTAGTTCCCCCTCCAGCTCTCGCCGAAGTTTCTCCTGGAACTCATTGACCTTTTGCGTCGCAGCATACTCGTCCTCCGTCGAAACCGTTCGTCTCACCTCGGACTCCGAACGAAATTGCACATCGAGTTCGAGTTGCTCCAAATGTGAGAAAGCGGCTTTCGGGATCGATTGACGTTTGCCTTCCCAATCCGTGAACTGCCACTCGTCGTTATCGCTCCAGCTCGGATCCTCCGCTGGCGGCAACGGCGCCTTTCCGACCGACCCGTAGACCCGCAGGGTAGGAACACTGATCGGGATGGCTTGGTTTGGAAACTGCTCTTTCAGAGCCTGCCATTGCTGGGACGCTTGCTCGTTGCTGCGGTCCGTCATTAGCTCCGTGTCAATCAGGAAATCAACTGTTCCATCGCGGATGATCCAACTATCGAGATGTTTGCCGACGACAACGCCGTCGAAACCAATTTGCGTCTGGTAAAGCGGTTGATGCCAGCTCACGGACCAGTCTTCCATCGATCTCGCCGAGGGGAGCTGCAGTCCAAAGATTGTTTTCTGCTCAAAATGTTCCTGCAGCTTGATCCACTGGAGCCGCTCCTCACGAGAGGCTTTGGCAATTTCAGGCATTCGCTTGGTTGATGAGCCAGGCTCGGATTCCAGCATCATCAAGTTCATCTCCATCGCATCGGCGTAATGCAGTTGATCCGCTAGCAAGACCACCGGTGTGTCACGGCCGGCCATTTTGACCTTTAACTTTGTCTCGCCCGCGACTTCCAGTGGTTTGATGAAAAGCAGGATCGCGTGAGAACGTCGGACGATGAAATATTCGGAATGCAGGGAAGGGCGTTTTGCCTTCGGATGGGCCTCAAAGTACTCGTTCATTCTTTGGACGCTTTGTTCGGCGACCTCTCGCCAAGGCTCGTCCAATTCCGTTTTTAAAACCGCTGCCGTCACGTCCTCCCCTCCGACCTGATAGACATAAAACGGGTGTCTCTCGCCGATCAGCGTCGCGGTAACACGAGAATTGGGATCGGTGTCTTTGAGTCGCCAAACCACCGTCGTATTGAGGTACCGCAGTGGATCCCGCTCCACCAGCGACTTGCGTTGATCGCTCCAAATTTCCGCTACTTTCTCAGCGGAAACGTTGGCGTCGGCCTCGTGCAACTTTCGTTCGAAAAGCACCCGCCGCAGATCCAATTCAGAGGGTCCGTTGAACGAACCGAGCGATTCCCACCGCTTGATCCGAAACTTGCGAAAGCGAGCTCGTTCGGGTCGATGATCTGGAACGGCCCACGAAACTTTGCTCTGCGAAGGATCCGCTTCGTCTTCCACAATCTCGAGAGGTTTGCCTGGACCGAGCATCCCCAACCTGCCCGGCCAACACCACAGATCCGATTGTTCCAGACCGGGAATTTGCTTCACCTTTCCGGACTTCAGCCAACCACCTGCCCGTTCGCGATCAACGTCGGCGAGCAAGTTTTTGCGGACACGAAATCGAGCCATCACGGGATAGGAGGCATACGGTTTCCAAATGCGACCAAAGACATACGTATCGTCGACCTCACCGAGCAGCTCCGCTCGAAACGCCACGCCAGGATCCTGGGTCTGCCAGACCGAAAGCTCGCCGAGAAGCTGACGTCGTTTTTGAATCAAATCACGCTGTTCACCCGTGAACGATGTCAACGGAATGGCGATCAACGCTTGCTGAATACTCCAAAACGACATGTCGTCGTCAACCGACAACAAACTCGCGTTGTTCAGCTCTCGATCACCTTGTCTCCACGGCTTGGCACCTGCATCGCGAATGGGAAATTCCTGCCGAAGCCGGGTGACCAACTGTCGCCAAGGTCCGAGTGTCTTCTCAATGAGTTCGCGATCCGATTCGCTAAACTGCCTTGGCGGAAACGACTGGATTCTCTGGAATCGGTCTTCGATATGGATCCAATTATCAGGACCGATCCACTGGACCAGCCGCCCCTGAACTGGACCACGATCCTCCAATTGCCACTCGCGAAGTTCGGTCACTTTGGGAGCATCTTCGGCGCGGGCGCTCAAGACGACTTTGGCACCATCGGCGATCGCAGACGGTGTCAGGCCACCGAGCAATTGCGCCTGTGCTGGCAAGCCAAACCACAGCACACAAACCGACATCAATATCAAGCGTTGGACAAGAGATCTTGTCGTCATTGCAGTCACCAGAATCAAGAATGGATCGATCGAATAAACAGCTCGCCTCTACACTGTTGTCTCAACTCGTTGCAGTTGTATTCGTAATCGTATTTGCCCAATCGTATCCCGATGTTATCGGTGGCAAGGGTTTCCTCTCAGCTTCGTAAAGCTCTATTATTTCTTTGACGATTCGGCAGAGTTCTGCGAAAACCAACTTCTCGTCACTGCCGTGACACCCACCGTAAAACAGATTGGGGCAGCTACCGACGAAGCAGTTATCTTCGTCGGACCATTCGACCAACTTAACGTATTTTGCAGCTTTGTTCATGACCTAGATTCCTCGATTGCTTTGCGAACGGGCCGCTCCTGATATGCCTTCGCATCGTCTCCGACCTTGCCAGAAAGCGTGAGCGGTTTGACAACCTTTGGATGGATGAAGTTTCGATGGCTCCCTTTTTTGCCACGATTCTGAAATCCCGCTGCGTGCAAATCAGCAATAAGTTCGCGAATCTTCTTTGGCACCTTTACATCCTTTTGGCGATCAACATAAGCACGATTGTATCCCTTCCACAAACCGATTCCAAGCAAACCGGATGTCAATGCTCTCATTCCAGCAGTTTTCCGCACCCGCTCCGCCCTCAACGAGCGAGTTTTAACCAGGATCGCGGCTTCTTACCGACGACAGCGACATACTCGTGTGCGTCGCTATTGCTCCGCACTGGTACGATCAGGAGTGCGCAAGACCGGCATTCGGAGGCGAGCAAGGGGAACGGAGCGGAGGCCCAGTCCCCCAGTCTTTTGTTGGATGCAAGGAAACCCATTTCGATTTCGTTGGGGGCGACCTGCCTCATCTAGCCTCGTGTCAGCTGGTCAAATACCTGTCGCTGCCTGTCTACTTTTCGAGAATCTCAACCACATTTTCGAGCGGGCGACCGATCGCGGCACGCCCCTCGTGAACGACAATGGGTCGCTCGATGAGCGCGGGATACGAAGCGAGGATGGCGATCCATTCCTCGTCCGACAGGTCTTGCTCGGCTAGCTTCAGATCCTTAAACAGTTTCTCTCCTTTCCGCACCAACCGCGCTGGTTCGATACCAAGCAGCTTCACGATTTTTCGAATCTCTTTTTCGCTGGGTGGCGATTCCAAGTACTTGACAACCTCGAATTCGAGCCCCCGTGAACTTAGCAGCTCGACCGCAGCGCGAGATTTCGAGCACCTCGGATTGTGAAAGACTGTCGTCATGATTTCCCACCGGCATCCAAAACAGATTTTTGCATTTTGACTTTGCAGCAACCACTTGCCGCAGGCACTGAGGTAATTGTATCC of the Allorhodopirellula heiligendammensis genome contains:
- a CDS encoding type II toxin-antitoxin system HicA family toxin, with the translated sequence MRALTSGLLGIGLWKGYNRAYVDRQKDVKVPKKIRELIADLHAAGFQNRGKKGSHRNFIHPKVVKPLTLSGKVGDDAKAYQERPVRKAIEESRS
- the arsC gene encoding arsenate reductase (glutaredoxin) (This arsenate reductase requires both glutathione and glutaredoxin to convert arsenate to arsenite, after which the efflux transporter formed by ArsA and ArsB can extrude the arsenite from the cell, providing resistance.) translates to MTTVFHNPRCSKSRAAVELLSSRGLEFEVVKYLESPPSEKEIRKIVKLLGIEPARLVRKGEKLFKDLKLAEQDLSDEEWIAILASYPALIERPIVVHEGRAAIGRPLENVVEILEK